TTCCGCTTCGCCCAAATACGCTTTAATCACCGCGGAGTGATGTCGAATCTCGTCCGGGGTACCTTCGGCAATCTCGACGCCGAAATCGAGGACGACGATGCGATGCGCGATGTCCATCACGAGACCCATATCGTGTTCGACGAGCATGATCGTCATTTTGCGTCGTTCGTGAATGTCGAGGATGAAACGCGCCATGTCCTCTTTTTCTTCGACGTTCATGCCTGCCATCGGCTCGTCGAGCAAGAGAAGTTTCGGTTCGAGCGCGAGCGCGCGTCCCAGTTCGACGCGTTTGCGGAGTCCGTACGGCAATGCGCCGACGACGGCTTTGCGGATGTGTTCCATTTCGAGGAAATCAATGATCTCTTCGATCACGCGGCGATGTTCGATTTCTTCGCGCTGCGCGGGACCAAAATAGAGCATACTCGCGAGCATAGTCTGTTTCATCTGAATATGCCGCGCCGCCATCAAATTATCGAGCGCGGTCATCCCGGTGTAGAGAGCGATGTTCTGAAACGTGCGCGCAATACCGAGGTGGGGGATTTGGTGCGTGGGCGTCCGCACGAGATCGCGACCTTGAAAATGAATCTTGCCGCGTTGCGGACGATAGAATCCATTGAGGCAGTTGAGCGCGCTAGTTTTGCCAGCGCCATTGGGACCAATTAGCGCGAGGATTTCGCCGGGGTAGATGTCAAAACTGACCCCCGCCAGCGCGGCAAGCCCGCCAAAGTGCAGATGCAGGTTTTCGGCTCGCAACAGTGGAGAACGTGCGAGAGGAGCATTGGGCAACGTCGTCATTACCCCCCATTCATCACGCGTTTGGTTGGAAGATTACGGTGAACGGACTATAAAAACAACATCGTCATTCCCGCCGTTCGTATTACGTCGCGCGGTAGAATGACGATGACCTTGCCTTGCGAATGGCGCCCCTAGGAGTGC
This sequence is a window from Chloroflexota bacterium. Protein-coding genes within it:
- a CDS encoding ABC transporter ATP-binding protein — its product is MTTLPNAPLARSPLLRAENLHLHFGGLAALAGVSFDIYPGEILALIGPNGAGKTSALNCLNGFYRPQRGKIHFQGRDLVRTPTHQIPHLGIARTFQNIALYTGMTALDNLMAARHIQMKQTMLASMLYFGPAQREEIEHRRVIEEIIDFLEMEHIRKAVVGALPYGLRKRVELGRALALEPKLLLLDEPMAGMNVEEKEDMARFILDIHERRKMTIMLVEHDMGLVMDIAHRIVVLDFGVEIAEGTPDEIRHHSAVIKAYLGEAERKSSGTGNSGVVNSEQ